In a single window of the Lasioglossum baleicum chromosome 10, iyLasBale1, whole genome shotgun sequence genome:
- the LOC143212898 gene encoding uncharacterized protein LOC143212898, with amino-acid sequence MNHDNENDDDGTDMGTISEEVKTSYNFGRVEEEIDNIKLELAGSRKEYQTVEAEICKVTQLKNKALFILKDTQRKYNQFEKKLKEIHSDYMECVKIVNSYEKIIYRRIESLTLERNNLKNEIHELRKHADENNKKLAEIKKLITIQEVGFHRS; translated from the exons ATGAACCATGATAACGAAAATGACGATGATGGCACAGACATGG GAACAATATCCGAAGAGGTTAAAACATCGTACAACTTTGGTCGAGTAGAAGAAGAAATAGATAACATTAAGTTAGAACTAGCAGGATCTCGGAAGGAATATCAGACCGTAGAGGCAGAGATTTGCAAAGTGACTCAGTTGAAAAATAAAGCACTGTTCATCTTGAAGGACACGCAAAGAAAATATAATCAATTCgagaaaaaattaaaagaaattcaTTCCGACTATATGGAATGCGTTAAAATTGTGAACTCCTACGAGAAGATCATTTATCGTAGAATCGAATCTTTGACACTAGAGAGGAACAACTTGAAGAATGAAATTCATGAATTGCGAAAACATGCAGAcgagaataataaaaaattggcAGAGATTAAAAAGTTGATAACAATTCAAGAAGTAGGCTTCCATCGAAGTTAA
- the LOC143212892 gene encoding uncharacterized protein LOC143212892 yields MRSLALAVLAVAATCYAARLDNTYLPPGNAGSAGGGGLIQAPNRGPGGPGGPGGPGGRGGPGGRGPGGPSGPGGSHGGPGGPGRPGGYGGGGGSGGFGGSGGPGGGFGGGGTGGGFGGGGAGGGFGGGGSGGGFGGGGSGGGYGGPTGGGGGGGGGGGGGGPRGGPGGGGGGGQEIPIVSYNNDNGGDGNYQFSYETGNGITAQETGHQEGNGEAVSGSYSYTGPDGVQYSVSYTADEEGFHPQGAHLPTPPPIPPEIQRGVELALAAEARGENQDTSGGGGGGGSGGGGGGRGGYSSGGGYGNGGGSGTGSGSGGGGGGGGGRGGSGGGGGSYQGPNSYQTSSGGYHY; encoded by the exons ATGAGATCG CTCGCCTTGGCGGTATTGGCCGTGGCTGCCACGTGCTACGCGGCCCGATTAGACAACACTTACCTCCCTCCGGGAAATGCGGGTAGCGCGGGTGGCGGCGGCTTGATTCAAGCTCCGAATCGAGGACCCGGAGGTCCTGGTGGACCCGGAGGTCCAGGTGGACGCGGTGGTCCTGGAGGACGTGGACCTGGAGGACCAAGCGGTCCTGGAGGTAGTCACGGAGGACCCGGTGGACCTGGCAGACCGGGTGGCTACGGTGGAGGTGGAGGCAGCGGTGGATTTGGAGGAAGTGGTGGACCTGGAGGTGGATTTGGCGGTGGCGGAACTGGAGGAGGATTTGGCGGTGGCGGAGCTGGAGGTGGATTCGGCGGTGGTGGATCTGGAGGAGGATTCGGAGGCGGTGGATCTGGAGGAGGATACGGTGGAC CTACtggaggcggcggcggcggcggcggcggcggcggtggtggtggaCCAAGAGGAGGGCCAGGcggtggcggcggtggcggcCAAGAGATTCCCATCGTCTCGTACAATAatgataacggcggagacggcAACTACCAGTTCAGCTACGAAACAGGAAACGGTATCACCGCGCAGGAAACCGGCCATCAGGAAG GTAACGGGGAAGCGGTGAGCGGGTCATACTCGTACACAGGACCCGATGGTGTGCAATACAGTGTCAGCTACACCGCGGACGAGGAGGGTTTCCATCCTCAGGGCGCACATCTTCCGACACCGCCACCAATCCCGCCGGAGATTCAACGAGGTGTCGAGTTAGCGCTCGCTGCTGAGGCTAGGGGCGAGAATCAAGATACCTCCGGAGGTGGAGGTGGTGGTGGCAGCGGCGGCGGAGGCGGCGGTAGAGGTGGATACTCTTCAGGAGGTGGTTACG GAAATGGCGGAGGCAGTGGCACGGGTAGtggcagcggcggcggcggcggcggtggtggaGGTCGAGGAGGCAGCGGTGGCGGTGGTGGCTCTTATCAAGGTCCAAATTCATACCAAACAAGCTCCGGTGGATACCATTACTAG